In Erigeron canadensis isolate Cc75 chromosome 6, C_canadensis_v1, whole genome shotgun sequence, the following are encoded in one genomic region:
- the LOC122603739 gene encoding F-box/LRR-repeat protein At3g48880-like has translation MEGDDTKKWEDLDTDILVKIFQTFDIFEMTSGMAHICSAWRYAACDPLLWKTLDLSMLKSNFIKIPLEPYVYVDEPSDKQLTKLLKISLNLSRGCITTLLFHFYQYVSDYQLTYTAERCLKLRRLVLPAWNRIRKTGIRKAISLWNDLESLTMPSIGNPPYLMEEISMHCKKFSELKIFGPCDILMVQTLIRCVPNLKVLSLRCSILKMEVLLLILNGLENLEVLNISHCFIVEDSPPPATRKVVEKLDNAILEKGSRLREFFTCMDDSCVMCQRTKADEGLMRWYKYEEGLWKEDEVKSLVV, from the exons ATGGAAGGGGATGATACAAAAAAGTGGGAGGATCTAGATACTGACATCCTGGTGAAGATATTTCAGACTTTTGACATATTTGAGATGACTTCTGGTATGGCTCATATATGTAGCGCATGGCGTTATGCTGCTTGTGATCCACTGTTGTGGAAAACTCTAGATTTATCAATGTTGAAATCAAACTTTATAAAGATCCCATTAGAGCCTTATGTTTATGTGGATGAACCATCTGATAAACAACTCACCAAACTTCTCAAGATTTCTCTGAATCTTAGCCGCGGATGTATCACAACTTTGCTTTTTCATTTCTACCAGTATGTCAGTGATTATCAGTTAACATACACTGCTGAAAG GTGCCTGAAGCTCAGACGCCTGGTGTTGCCTGCTTGGAACCGAATAAGGAAAACCGGGATACGTAAAGCGATTAGCTTGTGGAATGATCTCGAATCCCTTACGATGCCAAGCATCGGCAATCCACCTTATCTCATGGAAGAAATTTCTATGCATTGCAAGAAATTTTCTGAACTTAAAATCTTTGGCCCATGTGACATCTTAATGGTGCAGACACTCATACGTTGTGTTCCAAATCTTAAAGTTTTAAGTCTTCGGTGCTCGATTCTGAAAATGGAAGTGCTGCTACTTATTCTAAATGGCTTAGAGAACCTGGAGGTGCTTAACATATCTCATTGCTTTATTGTTGAAGACTCTCCACCACCAGCAACTAGAAAAGTAGTAGAGAAGCTTGATAATGCGATTTTAGAGAAGGGTTCCCGGTTGCGTGAGTTCTTTACGTGCATGGATGATTCATGCGTTATGTGTCAAAGAACAAAGGCTGATGAAGGGCTTATGAGGTGGTACAAGTATGAAGAAGGATTGTGGAAGGAAGATGAGGTAAAATCTCTTGTGGTTTGA